One region of Scomber scombrus chromosome 10, fScoSco1.1, whole genome shotgun sequence genomic DNA includes:
- the dnmt3ba gene encoding DNA (cytosine-5-)-methyltransferase 3 beta, duplicate a, with the protein MTSPVVTPDTWQDKTSRFKLVNWLNNLLKTNFKDVRQTGSGACQCQIMDCVIPGSVDLSKVKFDAQGEDDCKHNFSLLHEAFSKNGITKTIPVEELINGDFKSNFEILKWFKAFYIANEKKEEYDPVKARDSHDISPILASPQPCKTKMESDTEENDAVTTSRFPYTEKWKDAFDWADRSTLGKNYTYCRFCDRNLSTIYKGLIDIRRHSVTQMHMKRAKIARRSGRQTRQSEPLPCSNAAISFIHKHCKDGSGDDGQASTRFARCKLGLQYPKDILSACQHTPYCVYVYEGVTLGEDEAASVVLVGFFDVKASKHCIRFVDALQSPADNGGDQTAAAAVMETLKKFEFPTDNLVNVYSDSKSEAPHQMCSQLRELNRNIVALGRLYNIADAACRAGVKMLSNQAQELMIDIHAHYSSCSTKNDNLKALFGSDIAGDSPSFPLNTSCLSFCLLITKILEIWTDLILYFSSCGKEDDKARLICSQLQDPKIRATFMFLEQALKPLHNFQRHMQINDGAARADLLLILDEASSLLSTYASCFLHPEAAARFLKERDAQILKNKEFHLSSSELSLGGKAVEDFLNESKAAEALPQLQEEVLPFYIALTGSIAEELPLSDEVLRSLAQLLNPESRLKVTGEAVGELGITLGVCSSPEEVSQLTSEFLEYQLAEEGAGEKGEKEKSEVVSLEKHWAGVLTEIKLTSILRKLVFTLLCLPCPPLDAQLVFTQALEKGNATLFSDSEALTESESDTCDSVSKKDSSVKVEGFNGLNLAVKPCKVRLTKIDEPKSDHGENGLSLREGTIRGGFGWESSLRQTPQARTLFQAGRNTWGKPVALDKGPQSQDEVEEETSPSSKPTTRGRRKNVYEDGKGFLRGELVWGKVKGFSWWPGMVMPWKTKTAPPGMRRVEWFGDGMFSEVYTEGLLAFSTFTKCFCKNSFASLPVYKEAIFQIIELAGERSGKSFAAAGGNKEKELKLMLDWAFQGFLPKGPEGFTPPDSAPHVDSSDSAPSDYQPPAKRKYVFKNKANAVVTPSSNKESITEKLKEKGTKIADLCLSCGTSEIEVQHPLFEGGLCLKCKGNFVETLYRYDEDGYQSYCTVCCAGLEVILCGNASCCRCFCKDCLDILVGPGTFDKLKDVDPWSCYMCKPSMCEGNLKLRSDWSVKVQEFFVNNSAMEFEPHRVYPSIPTDQRRPIRVLSLFDGIATGYLVLRDLGFKIDLYIASEICEDSITVGMVKHSGQIEYVNDVRTITRKHLAEWGPFDLLIGGSPCNDLSMVNPLRKGLFEGTGRLFFEYYRILTLLKPKENDDRPFFWLFENVVFMSAHDKSDICRFLECNPILIDAVKVSPAHRARYFWGNLPGMNRPLATSLDDKVALQDCLENGRTAKFDKVRTITTKSNSIRQGKMGPLPVSMNGKEDYLWCTEMEQIFGFPKHYTDVNNMGRMQRQKVLGRSWSVPVIRHLFAPLKDYFECEL; encoded by the exons ATGACCAGTCCAGTCGTGACACCAGACACCTGGCAGGATAAAACCAGCCGCTTTAAATTGGTGAACTGGCTCAACAACCTGCTGAAGACAAACTTCAAAGATGTGCGGCAGACTGGTTCAG GTGCCTGTCAGTGTCAGATCATGGACTGTGTTATCCCCGGCTCTGTTGACCTGTCCAAGGTGAAATTTGATGCACAAGGTGAGGATGACTGTAAGCACAACTTCAGTCTCCTCCACGAGGCCTTCAGCAAGAACGGCATCACCAAG aCCATTCCAGTTGAAGAGCTTATAAATGGGGATTTTAAAAGCAACTTTGAGATCCTGAAGTGGTTCAAAGCCTTCTACATcgcaaatgagaaaaaagaggaatacGACCCTGTGAAAGCTCGGGACAGTCATGATATCAGCCCCATTCTGGCCTCTCCACAACCAt GTAAGACTAAAATGGAGTCAGACACTGAGGAGAACGACGCTGTAACAACGTCAAGATTCCCATACACTGAAAAGTGGAAGGATGCTTTCGACTGGGCTGACAGAAGTACTCTTGGAAAGAACTATACCTACTGCCGTTTTTGTGACAGAAACCTGAGCACTATTTATAAAGGCCTTATTGACATCAGGAGACACTCAgtaacacaaatgcacatgaaAAGGGCTAAAATCGCCAGACGTAGTGGCCGGCAAACGCGACAGTCTGAGCCGCTTCCCTGTAGTAACGCGGCtatcagttttattcataaaCACTGTAAGGATGGCTCTGGTGATGATGGGCAGGCGTCTACTCGTTTTGCACGCTGTAAGCTGGGGTTGCAGTACCCTAAAGATATTTTATCTGCTTGCCAACATACTCCTTACTGTGTATACGTTTATGAAGGGGTAACACTGGGTGAGGATGAGGCTGCCTCTGTGGTTCTCGTCGGGTTTTTTGATGTCAAAGCCTCCAAGCACTGCATCCGATTTGTGGATGCTCTCCAGTCTCCAGCAGATAATGGAGGAgatcaaacagcagcagcagcagtgatggaaaCCTTGAAGAAATTTGAGTTTCCCACGGATAATCTTGTCAATGTTTATTCTGACAGTAAAAGTGAAGCCCCACACCAGATGTGCTCACAGCTCAGGGAGCTCAACCGAAACATTGTAGCCTTAGGAAGGCTGTACAACATTGCTGATGCTGCTTGCCGTGCCGGAGTTAAGATGCTCTCTAACCAGGCTCAAGAGTTGATGATAGACATTCATGCCCACTATTCTTCCTGCTCTACCAAGAATGATAACCTCAAGGCTCTTTTTGGCTCAGATATCGCTGGAGACAGTCCATCATTTCCTTTAAACACCAGCTGCCTTAGTTTTTGCCTGTTAATCACAAAAATCTTGGAAATATGGACAGATCTTATATTATACTTTAGCTCTTGTGGCAAGGAAGATGACAAAGCCAGGTTAATCTGCTCCCAGCTGCAGGATCCCAAAATCAGGGCAACATTTATGTTCCTGGAGCAGGCCCTAAAGCCTCTGCACAACTTCCAAAGGCATATGCAGATAAACGACGGCGCTGCCAGAGCTGATTTGCTGCTCATCTTAGATGAAGCCAGTAGCCTGCTGAGCACCTATGCCTCCTGCTTCCTTCATCCTGAAGCTGCTGCTCGCTTCCTCAAAGAACGAGATGCCCAAATCCTTAAAAACAAGGAATTCCACCTGTCAAGCTCTGAACTCAGTCTGGGTGGGAAAGCCGTGGAAGACTTCCTAAACGAGTCTAAGGCTGCAGAAGCACTGCCACAGCTACAAGAGGAGGTGTTGCCGTTCTACATCGCCCTCACAGGCAGCATTGCAGAAGAGCTGCCTCTAAGTGATGAGGTGCTCAGGAGCTTGGCTCAGCTCCTGAACCCAGAGAGCAGGCTGAAAGTAACGGGGGAAGCAGTAGGAGAGCTTGGCATCACACTGGGAGTCTGCAGCTCCCCTGAGGAGGTCAGTCAGCTCACAAGTGAATTCCTTGAGTATCAGCTGGCtgaggagggagcaggagaaaagggagaaaaggaaaagtcGGAGGTGGTTTCACTGGAGAAACACTGGGCCGGCGTACTGACAGAAATCAAACTAACCTCAATCCTCAGGAAGCTTGTTTTCACCCTGTTGTGCCTCCCCTGTCCTCCACTTGATGCTCAGCTGGTTTTTACTCAG GCCCTGGAGAAAGGCAATGCTACGTTGTTCTCTGACAGCGAAGCCTTAACAGAAAGTGAGAGTGACACGTGCGACAGCGTCAGCAAAAAGGACTCCTCAGTAAAAGTTGAAG GATTCAATGGTCTTAATTTGGCAGTGAAGCCATGTAAAGTCCGCCTTACAAAGATAGACG AACCAAAGAGTGATCATGGAGAGAATGGACTCTCATTGAGAGAG GGGACCATTAGGGGAGGTTTTGGCTGGGAGAGCAGCTTGCGCCAGACGCCACAGGCCCGTACACTGTTTCAGGCTGGTCGTAACACCTGGGGCAAACCCGTAGCTCTTGATAAGGGTCCGCAGTCACAAGATGAGGTG GAGGAAGAGACATCACCATCCAGTAAACCTACGACCAGAGGACGACGGAAAAATGTCTATGAG gatGGTAAAGGGTTTCTGAGAGGAGAGCTGGTGTGGGGGAAAGTGAAGGGGTTTTCCTGGTGGCCTGGGATGGTGATGCCGTGGAAAACCAAGACGGCTCCTCCGGGTATGCGGAGGGTGGAGTGGTTCGGCGACGGGATGTTCTCAGAG GTCTATACGGAGGGTCTGCTGGCGTTTAGTACCTTTACAAAGTGCTTCTGCAAAAACTCCTTCGCCAGCTTGCCCGTCTACAAGGAGGCCATCTTCCAGATCATCGAG TTGGCAGGCGAGCGTAGCGGGAAGTCTTTTGCTGCAGccggaggaaataaagaaaaagagctCAAGCTGATGCTCGACTGGGCCTTTCAGGGATTTCTGCCAAAAGGACCCGAGGGATTCACTCCTCCTG ATTCTGCTCCACATGTTGACTCCTCGGACTCCGCTCCGTCCGACTACCAGCCCCCGGCaaaaaggaaatatgtttttaaaaataaggcAAATGCTGTCGTCACTCCCTCCAGCAACAAAG AATCGATCACAGAGAAGCTCAAGGAGAAAGGGACAAAAATTGCAG atttgtgtttgtcttgtggCACATCTGAGATTGAAGTGCAGCACCCGTTGTTTGAAGGTGGTCTTTGTCTAAAATGCAAG GGGAATTTCGTAGAGACGCTGTATCGCTACGATGAAGACGGCTACCAGTCGTACTGCACCGTGTGCTGCGCAGGCTTAGAAGTCATTCTGTGTGGCAATGCCAGCTGCTGCAG ATGTTTCTGTAAGGACTGTCTGGACATCCTGGTCGGTCCAGGAACCTTTGACAAGCTGAAGGACGTCGATCCCTGGAGCTGCTATATGTGCAAGCCGTCGATGTGCGAAGGAAACCTCAAGCTGAGATCAGACTGGAGTGTTAAGGTCCAGGAATTCTTTGTTAACAACAGCGCCATGGAGTTT GAGCCTCACAGAGTTTACCCCTCCATCCCTACCGATCAGCGCAGACCAATCAGGGTGCTCTCGCTCTTTGATGGTATTGCAACAG GATACCTGGTGCTCAGAGATTTGGGCTTCAAGATTGATCTGTACATCGCTTCAGAAATCTGTGAGGACTCGATCACCGTGGGCATGGTGAAACATAGTGGCCAGATAGAATATGTCAACGATGTTCGCACCATCACGAGGAAACAC CTGGCTGAATGGGGTCCCTTCGATCTTCTCATTGGAGGCAGTCCGTGTAACGACCTGTCCATGGTCAATCCTCTCCGGAAAGGATTATTTG AGGGAACCGGAAGGCTCTTTTTCGAGTACTACCGCATACTGACCTTGTTGAAGCCAAAGGAGAACGACGACCGTCCTTTCTTCTGGTTGTTTGAGAACGTGGTTTTCATGAGCGCCCACGACAAATCGGATATCTGTAGATTCCTTGAG tgtaATCCAATTCTTATCGACGCAGTGAAAGTCAGTCCTGCTCACAGAGCACGTTACTTCTGGGGAAACCTTCCTGGCATGAATAG ACCTCTCGCTACATCTCTAGATGACAAAGTGGCTCTCCAGGATTGTTTGGAAAATGGACGCACAGCCAAG TTCGACAAAGTCCGCACCATAACAACCAAGTCAAACTCCATCAGGCAGGGCAAGATGGGGCCGCTACCTGTCTCCATGAATGGCAAAGAGGACTACCTGTGGTGCACCGAAATGGAACA GATCTTCGGCTTCCCCAAACACTACACGGATGTGAACAACATGGGCCGGATGCAAAGGCAGAAAGTCTTGGGTCGCTCCTGGAGCGTCCCAGTTATTCGTCACCTCTTCGCCCCACTGAAGGATTATTTTGAATGCGAGCTGTGA